A stretch of the Gymnogyps californianus isolate 813 chromosome 15, ASM1813914v2, whole genome shotgun sequence genome encodes the following:
- the ATP5MF gene encoding ATP synthase subunit f, mitochondrial — MAQPPVPLKDMKLLDVKLGQLPTWLAMRDFTPGGMVGALRRGYDRYYNKYINVKKGGIGGIAMVLAGYVVVSYIWSYSHLKHDRHRKYH, encoded by the exons ATGGCGCAGCCGCCGG TTCCCCTCAAGGACATGAAGCTGCTGGACGTGAAACTGGGCCAGCTGCCTACCTGGCTGGCCATGAGAGACTTCACCCCCGGTGGCATGGTGGGGGCCCTGCGAAGAG GTTACGACAGATACTACAATAAATATATCAATGTCAAGAAAGGGGGCATCGGTGGTATCGCCATGGTGCTTGCTGGTTATGTTGTTGTCAGCTACATCTGGAGCTACAGTCACCTGA AGCATGACCGCCACAGGAAGTACCACTGA